One window of the Babesia microti strain RI chromosome IV, complete genome genome contains the following:
- a CDS encoding TSR3, pre-rRNA-processing protein TSR3 (overlaps_old_locusTagID:BBM_III07860;~overlaps_old_locusTagID:BBM_III07865), which translates to MFCYGFIVKINSIIIHGITYSSLIRSMKHYIEYQYQAIGYGLLIVTMSKPTIHDLYRSVIAKNVDHNNGNIKHMKSSEFTGDSDDYNAHQDTDNESPTTSVDKLQLNCIKLYLWDFKQCDSKKCTGRKLLRLGIVHPLKLNSTFHGIVLSPSAKTVIMPKDIQTASRGLAAIDCSWNQLDKVPFKKLKTKNFRLLPKLIASNPTHYGKPFELSCIEAYVAALVILGLNEQAKRLVSIYDWLPNFLQLNNEVLNVTFMHEG; encoded by the exons ATGTTTTGCTATGGAttcattgtcaaaattaataGTATCATTATCCATGGTATTACCTACTCATCTCTGATACGTAGTATGAAACACTACATTGAGTATCAGTATCAAGCCATAGGTTATGGGCTACTAATAGTGACTATGAGCAAGCCCACAATTCACGACCTATATAGGTCTGttattgcaaaaaatgtTGATCACAATAACGGAAATATCAAACATATGAAATCATCAGAATTCACAGGGGATTCTGATGATTACAATGCCCATCAAGATACAGACAATGAATCTCCGACGACTAGTGTGGATAAATTACagttaaattgtataaaattatacttGTGGGACTTTAAACAGTGTGACTCTAAGAAATGTACCGGAAGGAAGCTATTAAGACTGGGCATAGTCCATCCATTGAAGCTAAATTCTACATTCCATGGCATAGTATTGTCGCCCAGTGCCAAAACTGTTATAATGCCCAAAGATATTCAAACAGCCTCCCGCGGTTTGGCAGCAATCGATTGTTCCTGGAATCAACTGGACAAGGTACCCTTCAAGAAGCTAAAAACAAAAAACTTTAGATTACTACCCAAACTAATAGCATCAAATCCAACCCATTACGGTAAACCATTCGAACTTTCATGTATTGAAGCATATGTAGCTGCTCTGGTTATTTTAG GTTTAAATGAGCAAGCAAAACGTCTAGTATCAATTTATGACTGGTTACCAAATTTTCTGCAGTTGAATAATGAAGTCTTAAATGTAACATTCATGCACGAAGGTTAA
- a CDS encoding hypothetical protein (overlaps_old_locusTagID:BBM_III07860;~overlaps_old_locusTagID:BBM_III07865), with translation MDNDTINFDNESIAKHLYEISSGVSNISPTIDLKISTNKSFVISILGVSNPTKWLAIRKSLQKSGLKYELIELNAVYFNDDVKLLKQFLSDIEKICGCIPTTNLNLLSYKQRLTACLDILQKVDKFVVLVLLNADKCVKAHKRGKVSKQVFLYTLVDSIVVNSPIGIIFDNSDLLFTDKLEKRVKSRFISNCEFATPITKDRISKLAMSAKLDSGELNKYYDLMTLHGYDGITVMKQIFYSKLSDTALSMPFSQKDYILKILQTLGIYEHLVLICLVSFHLEMKSPKTLFMIYDEVKRLYRLDNEQLPPFQTITRAFIGLIQQTVLEWSLAESKTFVSISNTPCRFPMHRIYKSMVLNGDLKVQTKMIKWIS, from the exons ATGGATAATGATACtattaattttgacaatgaaTCCATAGCAAAACATTTGTACGAGATTAGTTCTGGTGTCTCTAACATATCTCCTACGATTGATTTGAAAATTAGTACCAATAAGAGCTTCGTAATCTCAATTCTGGGTGTCAGTAATCCTACAAAATGGTTGGCAATCAGAAAGTCTCTGCAGAAATCTGGTCTAAAATATGAACTAATCGAACTAAATGCTGTTTATTTCAATGACGATGTTAAACTGCTTAAACAGTTCCTGAGtgatattgaaaaaatttgtgGTTGTATCCCAACAACCAATCTAAATCTTCTTTCCTACAAACAGAGATTAACTGCGTGTTTGGACATCTTGCAAAAGGTTGATAAATTCGTAGTGCTAGTGCTTCTGAACGCAGATAAGTGCGTTAAGGCTCATAAAAGAGGAAAGGTAAGTAAGCAGGTCTTCCTTTACACATTAGTGGATTCCATTGTTGTTAATTCGCCAATAGGcataatatttgataacaGTGATCTGCTATTCACTGATAAATTGGAGAAGAGGGTTAAATCAAGATTCATTTCAAATTGTGAGTTTGCCACTCCAATCACCAAGGATAGAATATCCAAATTGGCAATGTCAGCAAAATTAGATAGCGGcgaattgaataaatattacgATTTAATGACATTGCATGGCTATGATGGTATTACTGTtatgaaacaaattttttattcaaaattgtcaGACACCGCACTATCTATGCCGTTTTCACAG AAAGATTATATACTGAAAATACTACAGACACTTGGCATATACGAACATTTGGTGCTAATCTGCTTGGTGTCATTTCATTTGGAGATGAAAAGCCCCAAAACCCTGTTTATGATATATGACGAAGTTAAACGACTGTACAGATTGGATAATGAACAACTACCACCTTTTCAAACGATAACACGTGCCTTTATTGGATTAATCCAACAAACTGTGCTAGAATGGTCGCTTGCTGAATCCAAAACATTCGTTTCAATTTCTAACACTCCGTGCAGATTTCCGATGCACAGGATATATAAAAGCATGGTTTTAAATGGAGATTTGAAGGTCCAAACTAAGATGATCAAGTGGATAAGTTAG